A genomic window from Chrysoperla carnea chromosome 3, inChrCarn1.1, whole genome shotgun sequence includes:
- the LOC123296915 gene encoding probable cytochrome P450 304a1: protein MISPLLFGILSTLLIYYIFDFINGRPKNFPPGPIRIPFFGSYLFLIFKTLKDVPIELAEWSKKYKSNVTSLFLGPYKNIILHDYQTIQMLTRNEFDGRPDGFIIKLRAFGKRLGIFFTDGDFWLEQRRFALRHMRDFGFGRRSEKLENIIEFEIKEMIKHIENNHYMFKAPHFFAPGFVNLLVSILTGTTLDQNQRNYLEEIGFHSLLFQKNASPLGGFIGIFPWVRFFAPNVSGYHGSKNGNDKLIEFVQDLIENRKKLRHKEETEGFIDVYLQELENREKVNKASFTHEQLTLTCVDFLLPTSSCVEMSLSLLIQRLIHHPDVQDKMFDEIKSVVGTGRLPTLNDRPSLLYCEATLREGMRIDTPINLGVGRETTTDIIIQGYDIPKGTLVFANLWQMHHDEILWKDPFTFRPERFLTGDGKRLCKDMTLPFGLGRRVCAGETFARNGMFMFLVGLVQNFKFTVPPGALLPDLSDRANSALLTNCQEFIVQCEPRI, encoded by the exons ATGATATCACCATTGTTATTTGGTATTCTTAGTACAttgttgatttattatatttttgatttcataAATGGACGACCTAAAAACTTTCCACCAG GACCCATTCGTATACCATTTTTTGGAagttatctatttttaatattcaaaacattaaaagatGTACCCATCGAATTAGCCGAAtggagtaaaaaatataaatcaaatgtAACCAGTCTTTTTCTGGgtccatataaaaatataatcttgcATGATTACCAAACAATTCAAATGCTTACTCGTAACGAATTTGATGGAAGACCTGatggttttataataaaattgcgaGCATTTGGTAAACgtttaggtatattttttacTGACGGTGATTTTTGGTTAGAACAACGGCGTTTTGCATTGCGTCATATGCGTGATTTTGGTTTTGGTCGACGAAgtgaaaaacttgaaaatatcaTTGAATTTGAAATCAAAGAAATGATTAAGCATATTGAGAATAATCATTATATGTTTAAGGCACCACATTTTTTTGCACCTGGTTTTGTTAATCTTTTAGTGTCAATTTTAACGGGAACTACATTGGATCAAAATCAACGCAATTATTTAGAAGAAATTGGTTTTCATTctttattgtttcaaaaaaatgcgtCACCGCTGGGTGGTTTCATTGGAATTTTTCCATGGGTACGATTTTTTGCACCAAATGTAAGTGGTTATCATGGGTCCAAAAATGGAaacgataaattaattgaatttgtacAG gatTTAATTGAAAACCGTAAAAAATTACGACACAAAGAAGAAACTGAAGGTTTCATTGATGTATACTTACAAGAGTTGGAAAACCGTGAGAAAGTAAATAAAGCTTCATTTACGC ACGAACAACTTACATTAACATGCGTCGATTTTTTACTACCCACATCATCATGCGTTGAAATGTCTTTATCACTTTTAATACAACGTTTAATCCATCATCCAGATGTTCAAGACAAAATGTTTGATGAAATTAAATCAGTTGTTGGTACAGGTCGCTTACCAACTTTAAATGATAGACCaag tttacTATATTGCGAAGCTACATTACGGGAAGGAATGAGAATTGATACACCAATTAATTTAGGTGTGGGTCGTGAGACAACAACTGATATAATCATACAAGGATATGATATTCCAAAA GGAACTTTAGTTTTTGCAAATTTGTGGCAAATGCATCATGATGAAATTTTATGGAAAGATCCATTTACATTTCGCCCAGAAAGATTTCTAACCGGGGATGGAAAGCGTTTATGTAAAGACATGACACTGCCATTTGGTTTAGGTCGACGTGTATGTGCGGGTGAAACATTCGCACGAAATggaatgtttatgtttttagttGGTTtagtgcaaaattttaaatttactgtgCCACCGGGTGCATTATTACCTGATTTAAGTGACCGTGCAAACAGTGCTTTATTGACGAATTGTCAAGAGTTCATAGTGCAATGTGAGCCTAGAATTTAA